A region from the Aliarcobacter thereius LMG 24486 genome encodes:
- a CDS encoding nitrite/sulfite reductase — translation MADLSALEQLKASRNPLKVIDDIYKEALEGIPLSDEYIGLLKWYGMYPHVNKDNLEDKKYFMKRIKIVDAKMNLEQLNIIAQIGVKFAQNYIDFTTRQNVQYHFIQIKDMPEIFELLKSVNLTSRMASGDGPRPIMTCPVSGIAEDEILDVKDILKDVDNYFDKHDDEFCNFPRKYKMGISGCSHHCANHEIQDLAFTAFKNIEGEVLFDLTLGGGLSKSQQIATRLNKYVKKEQVRDVAVAVANIFRDNGNRDSRSKARIRHLLNDWGVEKFIAKIEENLGYKLEDGEIEPKITPSEKRNHFGIHKQNQKGLYYIGFATNAGRIEASNLLKIYEVCKKYEVGGLALTATQNFVIYDVKEDIVDEFAKKIEDLGFPYKNSALRARLQSCTGREFCKFGVTETKEYVRNIVDILEEKIEDFDEEITIAFAGCTNGCSQPQISDIGLVGCMMRDENKNRVEAYEILFGGNLQGTSSSLSKKIGVKIPATKVVDYIVGLIEDYKTKDEFDTFKEYINSYIPINQIEEE, via the coding sequence ATGGCAGATTTATCAGCACTTGAACAATTAAAAGCTTCAAGAAATCCTTTAAAAGTAATAGATGATATCTATAAAGAGGCTTTAGAAGGGATTCCTTTAAGTGATGAATATATTGGACTTTTAAAATGGTATGGAATGTATCCACATGTAAATAAAGATAATCTAGAAGATAAAAAATACTTTATGAAAAGAATCAAGATTGTTGATGCAAAGATGAACTTAGAGCAATTAAATATAATTGCACAAATTGGAGTTAAATTTGCTCAAAATTACATTGATTTTACAACTAGACAAAATGTGCAGTACCATTTTATACAAATAAAAGATATGCCAGAGATATTTGAACTTCTAAAAAGTGTTAATCTTACTTCAAGAATGGCTTCAGGAGATGGACCAAGACCAATAATGACTTGCCCAGTTAGTGGAATAGCAGAAGACGAGATTTTGGATGTAAAAGATATTTTAAAAGATGTAGATAACTATTTTGATAAACACGATGATGAGTTTTGTAATTTTCCAAGAAAATATAAGATGGGAATAAGCGGATGTTCTCATCACTGTGCAAATCATGAAATTCAAGATTTAGCATTTACAGCTTTTAAAAATATAGAAGGAGAAGTTTTATTTGATTTAACTTTAGGTGGAGGATTATCAAAATCACAACAAATAGCAACAAGATTAAATAAATATGTAAAAAAGGAACAAGTACGAGATGTAGCGGTTGCTGTTGCAAATATTTTTAGAGATAATGGAAATAGAGATAGTAGAAGCAAAGCAAGAATCAGACATCTTCTAAATGATTGGGGAGTTGAAAAATTTATAGCTAAGATAGAAGAAAATCTAGGATATAAACTTGAAGATGGAGAAATTGAACCAAAAATAACTCCAAGTGAAAAAAGAAATCACTTTGGAATACATAAACAAAATCAAAAAGGGCTTTATTATATCGGTTTTGCTACAAATGCAGGGAGAATTGAAGCAAGTAATTTATTAAAAATATATGAAGTTTGTAAAAAATATGAAGTTGGTGGTTTGGCATTAACTGCTACACAAAATTTTGTAATTTATGATGTAAAAGAAGATATTGTAGATGAGTTTGCAAAAAAGATTGAAGATTTAGGTTTCCCATATAAAAATAGTGCTTTAAGAGCTAGGTTACAATCATGTACAGGAAGAGAATTTTGTAAATTTGGAGTAACTGAAACAAAAGAGTATGTAAGAAATATTGTTGATATTTTAGAAGAGAAGATAGAAGATTTTGATGAAGAGATAACAATAGCTTTTGCTGGATGTACAAATGGATGTTCACAACCACAAATATCAGATATTGGACTTGTTGGTTGTATGATGAGAGATGAAAATAAAAATAGAGTAGAGGCTTATGAAATATTATTTGGTGGAAATCTTCAAGGAACTTCTAGTAGTTTATCTAAAAAAATAGGAGTAAAAATTCCTGCTACAAAAGTTGTTGATTATATTGTAGGATTAATAGAAGACTATAAAACAAAAGATGAATTTGATACTTTTAAAGAGTATATAAATTCATATATTCCTATTAATCAAATAGAAGAAGAATAA
- a CDS encoding TonB-dependent siderophore receptor: MKIKLALSVTTILAMGVTLNANDTTRLDEITVKESKDNSSFQSNEISSINRNGLTKEDMAKSIQIFNKSFIEDAALQNIDDIITNSSNTVYTNSSHGRTNEISMRGFSGVPILYDGIKLTNKIARPEVFGLDSIEVLKGPDSLQYGQSSPGGLVNLVKKKPTKNSLASIEFETTDNPSYSPKLDIGGALNENKSLYFRLNSVLKYDEGWTNSNTDTNKVFIAPSLAYDINDNNTFTFISEYTDETTPSDFGTYVNSKGKLVAPIKNTSSHPDEKFEKTQKIAGFDFDSVFETWNSNFKYRYIDYKGINGNVHMPSRFDESTNTLTRLYAYQKQEFSEHALQYTFNKEFDLFNKKNHLSIGSDYNRSYSKTTMFFVPNIPYNINLSNPSYEHLSNLSEHPNARDMTGNKKYLESYGIFLQDSLYLSDDLILNAGIRYSESKPQNGKKTDAITPSFGIVYNLAPKTSIFANYSESFNPNSATDINNNILDPETGKGYELGIKQKLFNNKFDLSASIFKINKENIALPDPNAPAVGGWSIASGEQESQGLELDLSGEITDNWSIIASYGYTDTKNKDLNNNKLKNIPNHTANLFTTYKLASLKLPDFYIGGGVKYLGSKYADDSNNIKLDSVAIYNATIGYKKANWRANLSVQNLTNKEYVNGAMTSNAAGTRVYVGTPRTFLASIAYKF; this comes from the coding sequence ATGAAAATTAAACTAGCACTCTCTGTTACTACTATTTTAGCTATGGGTGTAACTTTAAATGCAAATGATACAACAAGATTAGATGAAATTACAGTTAAAGAATCTAAAGATAACTCAAGTTTTCAAAGCAATGAAATATCAAGTATAAATAGAAATGGTTTAACAAAAGAAGATATGGCAAAATCTATTCAAATTTTTAATAAAAGTTTTATAGAGGATGCTGCTCTTCAAAATATCGATGATATTATAACTAATTCATCAAATACTGTATATACAAATAGTAGCCATGGAAGAACAAATGAGATCTCAATGAGAGGATTTTCAGGAGTACCTATTTTATATGATGGAATAAAACTTACAAATAAAATAGCTAGACCTGAAGTTTTTGGACTTGATTCAATTGAAGTTTTGAAAGGTCCTGATAGTTTACAATATGGTCAATCAAGCCCTGGGGGATTAGTTAATCTTGTAAAGAAAAAACCTACAAAGAATTCTTTAGCTTCAATAGAATTTGAAACAACAGACAATCCATCTTATAGTCCAAAACTTGATATTGGTGGAGCATTAAATGAAAATAAATCTTTATATTTTAGATTAAATTCTGTTTTAAAATATGATGAAGGTTGGACAAATAGTAATACAGATACAAATAAGGTATTTATAGCTCCTAGTTTAGCTTATGATATAAACGATAATAATACTTTTACTTTTATAAGTGAATATACAGATGAAACAACTCCATCTGATTTTGGAACTTATGTAAATAGTAAAGGAAAACTTGTAGCACCTATAAAAAACACAAGTTCTCACCCTGATGAAAAATTTGAAAAAACACAAAAAATTGCTGGTTTCGATTTTGATAGTGTATTTGAAACTTGGAATTCAAACTTTAAATATAGATATATTGATTATAAAGGTATTAATGGAAATGTTCATATGCCATCAAGATTTGATGAATCAACAAATACTTTAACAAGATTATATGCTTATCAAAAACAAGAATTTTCTGAACATGCTTTACAATATACATTTAATAAAGAATTTGATTTATTTAATAAGAAAAATCATCTAAGTATAGGAAGTGATTATAATAGATCTTACTCAAAGACTACTATGTTTTTTGTACCAAATATTCCATATAATATAAATTTATCAAATCCTAGTTATGAACATCTTTCTAATTTAAGTGAGCATCCAAATGCTAGAGATATGACAGGAAATAAAAAATATCTTGAATCTTATGGGATATTTTTACAAGATAGTTTATATCTAAGTGATGATTTAATTTTAAATGCTGGTATAAGATATAGTGAATCAAAACCTCAAAATGGAAAGAAAACAGATGCAATCACTCCATCATTTGGTATAGTTTATAATCTAGCTCCAAAAACAAGCATATTTGCTAACTATTCTGAATCATTTAATCCTAATAGTGCAACTGATATAAATAATAATATTTTAGATCCGGAAACAGGTAAAGGATATGAACTAGGAATAAAACAAAAACTATTTAATAATAAATTTGATTTATCAGCTTCTATTTTTAAAATAAATAAAGAAAATATTGCTCTACCAGATCCAAATGCACCTGCTGTTGGAGGATGGTCAATTGCTAGTGGAGAACAAGAAAGCCAAGGTTTAGAACTAGATTTAAGTGGTGAGATAACAGATAATTGGTCTATAATAGCATCTTATGGATATACTGATACAAAAAATAAAGATCTAAATAATAATAAATTAAAAAATATTCCAAACCATACTGCAAACTTATTTACAACATATAAATTAGCATCTTTAAAACTTCCAGACTTTTATATAGGTGGTGGAGTTAAATATTTAGGTAGTAAATATGCAGATGATTCAAATAATATTAAACTAGATTCAGTAGCAATATACAATGCTACTATTGGGTATAAAAAAGCAAATTGGAGAGCCAATTTAAGTGTACAGAATTTAACAAATAAAGAGTATGTAAATGGTGCTATGACTAGTAATGCAGCTGGAACAAGAGTTTATGTAGGAACTCCTAGGACTTTTTTAGCTTCTATTGCTTATAAATTCTAA
- a CDS encoding PepSY-associated TM helix domain-containing protein yields MERLKLFKQRLFALHITAGVTFSIIMYLAIFFGVFAIFLPQIQTWEKPSRYIEKADLTKINYNYMIDEVLKDPNYPKDNILINLPGRIGETAVSVGNRFVKPVVFNPFTNEKIENESKEVTNLASFLNELHYGQPLKLLGRLAFGFTAVGTLVLVITGLYLIYYFKFNYKVKNQQGLFSTIHIKIFTWAFLPFLLITISGAVMNLGLISAPPMAKMLTKGEAKSIDELVGSELFPQNKAVKKENIQASMLPLNELLLKAIEINPELTFKQIKVLNWNDTTARVEFLAYNPYKPFLNGGIFNIPYIALNAHTGEVIENKKVLDTTIPVLIAESLFFLHFLFGIDFFSRTIVAILMALCGISIGFGIMLWLEKRAKKLEGKITFYHWMGKLSLTTMVGVIPATALLFLLQWILPFDLEDRVLWQQGSFYNVWLFTLFWSFYRINSFQASKEFLFIGGVIFLLAPILHFIKFQIIILNILGVDIALALFGILLLFIAKKLPNKREDFILAKILKKGKTDE; encoded by the coding sequence ATGGAAAGATTAAAATTATTTAAACAAAGATTATTTGCTCTTCATATTACTGCTGGAGTTACATTTTCTATTATTATGTACCTTGCAATATTCTTTGGAGTATTTGCAATATTTTTACCACAAATTCAAACTTGGGAAAAACCTTCTAGATATATAGAAAAAGCTGATCTTACAAAAATAAATTATAACTATATGATAGATGAAGTTTTAAAAGATCCAAACTATCCAAAAGATAATATTCTTATAAACTTACCTGGTCGTATTGGAGAAACAGCTGTTAGTGTTGGAAATCGTTTTGTAAAACCAGTGGTTTTTAATCCATTTACAAATGAAAAAATAGAGAATGAAAGTAAAGAAGTTACAAATTTAGCAAGTTTTTTAAATGAGCTTCATTATGGACAACCTTTAAAACTTTTAGGAAGATTAGCATTTGGGTTTACAGCAGTTGGAACTTTAGTTTTAGTAATAACTGGACTTTATTTAATATATTATTTTAAATTTAATTATAAAGTAAAAAATCAACAAGGTCTTTTTTCTACTATTCATATAAAAATATTTACTTGGGCATTTTTACCATTTTTACTTATTACTATAAGTGGTGCAGTTATGAATCTTGGTTTAATTTCTGCTCCACCTATGGCAAAAATGCTAACAAAAGGTGAAGCAAAGTCTATTGATGAACTTGTTGGTTCTGAACTATTTCCACAGAATAAAGCTGTTAAGAAAGAGAATATTCAGGCTTCTATGCTTCCTTTAAATGAGCTTTTATTAAAAGCTATTGAAATAAATCCCGAACTAACTTTTAAACAGATAAAAGTTTTAAATTGGAACGATACTACTGCAAGAGTTGAATTCTTAGCTTATAATCCATATAAGCCTTTTTTAAATGGTGGTATATTTAATATTCCTTATATAGCTTTAAATGCTCATACAGGAGAAGTAATTGAAAATAAAAAAGTATTAGATACTACTATTCCTGTTTTAATTGCTGAAAGTCTATTTTTCTTACACTTTTTATTTGGGATAGACTTTTTTTCAAGAACTATTGTAGCTATTTTAATGGCACTTTGTGGTATTTCAATCGGATTTGGAATTATGCTTTGGCTTGAAAAAAGAGCAAAAAAACTAGAAGGAAAGATTACTTTTTATCACTGGATGGGAAAATTATCTTTAACAACTATGGTAGGTGTAATTCCAGCAACTGCTTTACTATTTTTACTACAATGGATTCTTCCATTTGATTTAGAAGATAGAGTATTATGGCAACAAGGAAGTTTTTATAATGTTTGGCTATTTACACTATTTTGGTCATTTTATAGAATAAACTCTTTTCAAGCTAGTAAAGAGTTTCTATTTATTGGTGGAGTTATATTTTTATTAGCTCCTATTTTACACTTTATAAAATTTCAAATTATTATTCTTAATATTTTAGGAGTTGATATTGCACTAGCTTTATTTGGTATTTTACTTTTATTTATTGCAAAAAAACTACCAAATAAAAGAGAAGATTTTATATTAGCAAAGATTTTAAAAAAAGGAAAAACAGATGAATAA
- a CDS encoding Fe(3+) ABC transporter substrate-binding protein, producing the protein MKKILLSLTILFSSVIFASSEVNVYSQRHYDSDKKLFKEFEAKTGIKVNLVSAKAEELVSRLSIEGANSPADILITADIGNLYLAKQRGLVQNIKSDILNKNIPSHLRDEDGAWFALTKRARIVVYNPKTVDPKDLEDYFSLINPKFKGKIVTRTSTHPYNKSLIASIIAHHGEEKALEFTKGIANNFARNPKGGDKDQVRAVASGEADLAIVNSYYLGVMANSKDKVDEEIAKEVKIFFPAQNTTGTHINISGASITKFSPNKQNAIKLIEFLTSVEAQGELAEGNYEYPVNPKVKPAGIVASWGEFKEDQIPLNEVGKYTKEAVEIATKGRWK; encoded by the coding sequence TTGAAAAAGATACTATTAAGTTTAACAATTCTTTTCTCATCAGTTATTTTTGCTTCAAGTGAAGTTAATGTTTATTCACAAAGACATTATGATTCTGATAAAAAACTTTTTAAAGAGTTTGAAGCTAAAACAGGAATCAAAGTAAATCTTGTAAGTGCAAAAGCTGAAGAGCTAGTTTCTAGACTATCTATTGAAGGAGCAAACTCTCCTGCTGATATTTTAATAACTGCTGATATAGGAAATTTATATCTAGCAAAACAAAGAGGTTTGGTTCAAAATATTAAATCAGATATCTTAAATAAAAATATTCCATCTCACTTAAGAGATGAAGATGGTGCTTGGTTCGCTCTTACAAAAAGAGCTAGAATTGTAGTTTATAACCCAAAAACAGTTGATCCAAAAGATTTAGAAGATTATTTTTCTTTAATCAATCCAAAATTTAAAGGAAAAATTGTAACAAGAACTTCAACTCATCCATATAACAAATCTCTAATTGCTTCAATTATCGCTCACCATGGAGAAGAAAAAGCTTTAGAATTTACTAAAGGTATAGCAAATAACTTTGCAAGAAATCCAAAAGGTGGAGATAAAGATCAAGTAAGAGCAGTTGCAAGTGGTGAAGCTGATTTAGCAATTGTAAACTCTTATTATCTTGGTGTTATGGCAAATAGTAAAGATAAAGTAGATGAAGAGATTGCAAAAGAGGTAAAAATATTTTTCCCTGCACAAAATACAACTGGAACTCATATAAATATTTCAGGAGCAAGTATTACAAAGTTTTCTCCAAATAAACAGAATGCTATAAAACTAATTGAATTTTTAACAAGTGTTGAGGCTCAAGGAGAATTAGCAGAAGGGAATTATGAATATCCAGTTAATCCAAAAGTAAAACCAGCTGGAATTGTTGCTTCTTGGGGGGAGTTCAAAGAAGATCAAATTCCTTTAAATGAAGTTGGAAAATATACGAAAGAAGCTGTTGAAATAGCTACAAAGGGAAGATGGAAATAA
- a CDS encoding helix-turn-helix domain-containing protein produces MSIIPEINFHNFLDLEKEIINPFGRLIHIRNINKNLGEGAYFWYDMGNGIGILIKKFKLYKDITLIEQSGGISGATFIFNLAEDLNYSFLENDFTLKKNNFFVELISDTFNAKNNLKKNKNYHSIMIAIKEELFLELAYPIKDIKNNMDSAYKNMRYHIYNGLIDLEQFELLNNLIDNYINQDSLKNLYLESKNMNLLHYTIKKIASNENKDFTICQNRLNSLNRAKEIIMKDYNQNLSIKDIAYKSAINECYLKKDFKEYFGITIAEMIQKRRLEVAKKILKNGLSVKEVSLRVGYKHSGNFSKLFYNSFKISPNDYKKQIELL; encoded by the coding sequence ATGAGCATCATTCCAGAAATTAATTTTCATAATTTTTTAGATTTAGAAAAAGAGATTATAAATCCTTTTGGAAGGCTTATTCATATAAGAAATATTAATAAGAATTTAGGAGAAGGTGCTTATTTTTGGTATGACATGGGTAATGGCATAGGCATATTAATTAAGAAATTCAAACTTTACAAAGATATAACACTTATTGAACAAAGTGGTGGTATTTCAGGAGCCACATTTATATTCAACCTAGCAGAGGATTTAAATTACTCTTTTTTAGAAAATGATTTCACATTAAAAAAGAATAACTTTTTTGTAGAATTAATATCAGATACTTTTAATGCAAAAAATAATCTAAAAAAGAATAAGAATTATCATTCAATTATGATAGCAATAAAAGAAGAGCTATTTTTAGAACTAGCTTATCCTATAAAAGATATTAAAAACAATATGGATAGTGCCTATAAAAATATGAGATATCATATTTATAATGGATTGATAGATTTAGAACAATTTGAATTACTAAATAACTTAATTGATAACTATATAAATCAAGATTCATTAAAAAATCTATATTTAGAATCAAAAAATATGAATCTTTTACATTATACGATTAAGAAGATTGCATCAAATGAAAATAAAGATTTTACTATTTGTCAAAATAGACTTAATAGTTTAAATAGAGCAAAAGAGATAATTATGAAAGATTATAATCAGAATCTTTCAATAAAAGATATTGCTTATAAATCTGCAATAAATGAATGCTATTTAAAAAAAGATTTTAAAGAATATTTTGGAATAACTATTGCTGAAATGATTCAAAAAAGAAGGCTAGAAGTTGCTAAAAAGATTTTAAAAAATGGATTAAGTGTAAAAGAAGTTTCTTTAAGAGTCGGTTATAAGCACTCTGGTAATTTTAGTAAACTATTTTATAATAGTTTTAAAATATCTCCAAATGATTATAAAAAACAGATAGAACTTTTATAA
- a CDS encoding anthranilate synthase component II, with the protein MILMIDNYDSFTYNIVQYCLELGADLKIIRNDELTLEEIISLNPNKIIISPGPATPNEAGICLEVIDYFSGKIPIFGICLGHQAIAQSFGAKVVRAKNLMHGKTSRIKVLENTKIFETLPKEFTQTRYHSLSVENKDLPEELIITSRSLDDDEIMSLEIKDKNIFGVQFHPESIMSEYGHKIFENFLRI; encoded by the coding sequence ATGATTTTAATGATTGATAATTATGATAGCTTCACATATAATATTGTTCAATATTGCTTAGAACTAGGAGCTGATTTAAAGATAATAAGAAATGATGAGCTTACTCTTGAAGAGATTATATCTTTAAATCCAAATAAAATTATAATATCTCCAGGACCTGCAACTCCAAATGAAGCAGGGATTTGTTTAGAAGTTATAGATTATTTCTCAGGAAAAATACCAATTTTTGGAATATGTTTAGGACATCAAGCAATAGCACAAAGTTTTGGAGCAAAAGTAGTTCGTGCAAAAAACCTAATGCATGGAAAAACATCAAGAATAAAAGTTTTAGAAAATACAAAAATTTTTGAAACTTTACCAAAAGAGTTCACACAAACAAGATATCATTCACTAAGTGTTGAAAATAAAGATTTACCAGAAGAACTTATAATTACTTCAAGAAGTTTAGATGATGATGAAATTATGTCTTTAGAGATAAAAGATAAAAATATTTTTGGTGTACAATTTCATCCTGAATCAATTATGAGTGAATATGGACATAAAATCTTTGAAAACTTTTTAAGGATATAA
- a CDS encoding ABC transporter permease: protein MEINNLKRYIAPIFGVCISFPILILLFYFLINSSFLDDFLRNDYIYDYTLDTIILVAGTMLGVLVLGTITSYLSARFKYTGSTFFSICFVLPLAYPAYIFGYTYVGFFEFRGLLSQVFSDNSLKLDILNMSGAIFIFTIAMFPYVYILARVSFSNISKTIFELVSLQNLSHTKAFFKVYLPLAYPSLFAGAILAVMETLSDYGTVLYFGIETFSVGIFKSWYGYENLLEAINVAVVLLIFVFSILLVEHNIRKKLRFSSSTNSSQKAEKIVLKGKQNFIAFLISFVIASFTLFIPSSILIYWTFLDIFTLDLSAFEYLLNTLTLNIFSSAFIVMLAFVIVYFLRFYPTKISNVTHKLSMLGYSIPGAVVAVGLLIISNFVDKSLGIMFFGGSFIVLIFAYTTRYFAASIGSVENGFSKIPSNIDDVSKIFCKSSKESIFKIYLPLLKPYLLSGFLILYIDIAKELPATLILRPFNFDTLAVRIYELASNEMLYKTGFPSLILVITTATAVIFLNKKPKKR, encoded by the coding sequence ATGGAAATAAATAATTTAAAAAGATATATAGCTCCAATTTTTGGAGTTTGTATATCTTTTCCTATTTTAATATTACTTTTTTATTTTTTAATAAATAGCTCTTTTTTAGATGATTTTTTAAGAAATGACTATATATATGATTATACTTTAGATACCATTATTTTGGTAGCTGGAACAATGCTTGGTGTTTTAGTTTTAGGTACAATTACATCTTATTTAAGTGCAAGATTTAAATATACAGGAAGCACTTTTTTCTCTATCTGTTTTGTTTTACCACTTGCTTATCCTGCTTATATTTTCGGTTATACTTATGTTGGTTTTTTTGAATTTCGTGGACTTTTATCTCAAGTTTTTTCAGACAACTCTTTAAAACTTGATATTTTAAATATGTCTGGAGCTATTTTTATATTTACAATAGCAATGTTTCCTTATGTTTATATATTAGCTAGAGTATCTTTTTCTAATATTTCTAAAACAATTTTTGAACTTGTATCTTTACAAAATTTAAGTCATACAAAAGCCTTTTTCAAAGTTTATCTACCTTTGGCTTATCCTAGTTTATTTGCTGGTGCAATTTTAGCTGTTATGGAAACTCTAAGCGATTATGGAACAGTTTTATATTTTGGAATAGAGACTTTTAGTGTTGGAATATTTAAAAGCTGGTATGGATATGAAAATTTACTTGAAGCTATAAATGTAGCAGTGGTTTTACTTATTTTTGTATTTTCTATACTTTTAGTTGAGCATAATATTAGAAAAAAACTCAGATTCTCTAGTTCTACAAATAGTAGCCAAAAAGCAGAAAAAATAGTTTTAAAAGGCAAACAAAATTTTATAGCATTTTTAATCTCATTTGTTATTGCTTCATTTACACTATTTATTCCAAGTTCTATTTTAATATATTGGACTTTTTTAGATATATTTACACTTGATTTAAGTGCTTTTGAATATTTGTTAAATACATTAACTCTAAATATATTTTCAAGTGCATTTATTGTTATGTTAGCATTTGTTATAGTTTATTTTTTAAGATTTTATCCAACAAAAATTTCAAATGTAACTCACAAATTGTCAATGCTTGGATATTCGATTCCAGGTGCTGTTGTTGCAGTTGGTTTACTTATTATTTCAAATTTTGTTGATAAAAGTTTAGGAATAATGTTTTTTGGTGGTTCATTTATAGTTCTTATTTTTGCATATACTACAAGATATTTTGCAGCAAGTATAGGAAGTGTTGAAAATGGTTTTAGTAAAATTCCTTCAAATATTGATGATGTTTCTAAAATCTTTTGCAAAAGTTCAAAAGAATCAATTTTTAAAATATATCTACCACTTTTAAAACCTTATTTACTAAGTGGTTTTTTAATTTTATATATAGATATTGCAAAAGAGTTACCAGCAACACTTATTTTAAGACCATTTAATTTTGATACTTTAGCAGTAAGAATATATGAACTTGCAAGTAATGAAATGCTTTATAAAACAGGATTTCCATCATTAATATTAGTTATTACAACTGCGACTGCTGTCATATTTTTAAATAAAAAACCAAAGAAGAGATAA
- a CDS encoding ABC transporter ATP-binding protein, whose amino-acid sequence MKKIVEINNLTKTFCKGNICVANRLNLNINEGEIFTILGTSGSGKTTFLRMIAGLEDPDSGEIKIDDKIVFSSNKNIDPKHREIAIVFQNYALLPHLNVSSNILFGSNASKKDLEYILEKTKLKGHEDKYPHELSGGQQQRVALARAIINKPKILLLDEPLSNIDTELRNILRLELKEMIKDLNITALFITHDKEDAFFLSDRIAIMNDGEILQVGTAQELYFNPKDIYCANFLGKITQIDENSYIRPEHIKISKEGDIKAKVLDNIFYGNFSEIVALANGRALILNSFYENPKIGDIINISFENKLLHFN is encoded by the coding sequence ATGAAAAAGATTGTAGAAATAAATAATTTAACAAAAACATTTTGTAAAGGTAATATTTGTGTTGCAAATAGATTAAATTTAAATATAAATGAAGGTGAAATTTTTACAATATTAGGAACAAGTGGAAGTGGTAAAACAACATTTTTAAGAATGATTGCTGGTTTAGAAGATCCTGATTCTGGTGAAATTAAGATTGATGATAAAATAGTTTTTTCTTCAAATAAAAATATTGATCCAAAACATAGAGAAATAGCAATTGTTTTTCAAAACTATGCTTTATTACCTCATCTTAATGTTTCATCAAATATATTATTTGGAAGTAATGCTTCAAAAAAAGATTTGGAATATATTTTAGAGAAAACTAAACTAAAAGGTCATGAAGACAAATATCCTCACGAATTAAGTGGTGGTCAACAACAAAGAGTTGCACTAGCTAGAGCAATTATTAATAAACCAAAGATATTACTTCTTGATGAGCCTTTAAGTAATATTGATACAGAACTTAGAAATATTTTAAGACTTGAACTAAAAGAGATGATTAAAGATTTAAACATAACAGCTCTTTTTATAACTCATGATAAAGAAGATGCATTTTTTCTATCTGATAGAATTGCTATTATGAATGATGGAGAGATTTTACAAGTTGGTACTGCTCAAGAGCTATATTTCAATCCAAAAGATATATATTGTGCAAATTTTCTAGGGAAAATAACACAAATAGATGAGAATTCATATATAAGACCTGAACATATAAAAATATCTAAAGAAGGAGATATAAAAGCAAAAGTTTTAGATAACATCTTTTATGGTAATTTTAGTGAAATAGTTGCTCTTGCAAATGGAAGAGCTCTAATATTAAATAGTTTTTATGAAAATCCTAAAATAGGTGATATTATAAATATAAGCTTTGAGAATAAATTATTACACTTTAATTAA